Proteins from a single region of Acidobacteriota bacterium:
- a CDS encoding DUF2147 domain-containing protein — MKVRWMLFCCLFFCLSGAPLLASDGDRILGIWASAPSDDGIAHVEIFRRGDTYGGRIVWLEKPNYGPEDRHGMAGMQKVDRENPDPDRRGRPLVGLEILEGFRYDGDGGWNGATIYDPDNGKTYRSKAWLESDDVLGLRGFVGISLLGRSTRWSRVRRQVQAGSLPSGG; from the coding sequence ATGAAGGTACGGTGGATGTTGTTTTGTTGTCTGTTTTTCTGTTTGTCAGGAGCTCCCCTTCTCGCTAGCGATGGTGATCGAATCCTGGGTATTTGGGCCTCCGCCCCGAGCGACGACGGCATCGCCCATGTCGAAATCTTTCGCCGCGGGGACACCTACGGCGGGCGCATCGTCTGGCTCGAAAAGCCCAACTACGGCCCCGAAGATCGTCACGGCATGGCTGGAATGCAGAAGGTCGATCGCGAGAACCCCGATCCCGACCGGCGCGGTCGACCGCTCGTCGGCCTCGAGATCCTCGAAGGCTTCCGCTACGACGGCGACGGTGGCTGGAATGGCGCCACCATCTACGATCCGGACAACGGCAAGACCTATCGCTCCAAGGCCTGGTTGGAGTCCGATGATGTCCTCGGTCTGCGCGGCTTCGTGGGCATCTCGTTGCTCGGTCGCAGCACCCGCTGGAGCCGCGTTCGACGGCAGGTCCAGGCCGGCTCGCTGCCGAGCGGAGGCTGA
- a CDS encoding sulfatase-like hydrolase/transferase: MMNKPISPAVALVLALLGSSGSVAAEGPPNVLLVTLDTTRSDALGAYGGAARTPNLDGIAERGVRFDRAITAAPITLPAHASLLTGLDPPEHGVRDNGLSALPGDLPTLATRFAAAGYATAAVVASRVLDRRFGLARGFDHYDDSMAAEVTGEYGYAERDATAVTAAARRWLAGRAGGKPFFLWVHYYDPHAPYQPAAEARDGYRGEIEKVDTELGRLLAAIPDGALVAVVADHGESLGEHGEKGHGIFLYRAVVEVPLMLAGPGVPTGKVVTETVAARRLAPTLTALARVGELPGTVLPGVFPQRPKPPPEAVFSESTLPARAYGWSPLTALTDGAWRLVVAPKPELFDVARDPAEDHNRLAEESRVARRLKRQLRRLEAEMGDRQAEPAGVDAELAAAVRSLGYTAGGVGDRRRDPKDGMVLLNRLAEAKEQLQRGDVPVALATLRELVKVDPKNLPFWTNLARAQGAGGDLAGAVASYRQAVRLNPGLDLLRISLGDALAEVGDLPAAEAEYRRAIELDPRSASAWLRRAELAARAGRAVEERRLLTAAAQAGADSAALLTRLAQVELAAGDTTAAAQRLRRATELLPSWPTVWLVLGQVHLARGDWPAAKRVLERTVELAPEAPEGRQARRWLAELAARQEP, from the coding sequence ATGATGAACAAGCCCATTTCGCCGGCCGTTGCACTGGTCCTAGCCCTTCTCGGGAGCAGCGGATCGGTCGCTGCCGAAGGCCCGCCGAATGTCCTCTTGGTGACCCTCGACACGACCCGCAGCGATGCCCTCGGTGCCTACGGCGGCGCCGCGCGGACGCCGAATCTCGACGGCATCGCCGAACGCGGCGTGCGCTTCGATCGCGCCATCACCGCCGCTCCCATCACGTTGCCGGCCCATGCCTCGCTGCTCACCGGCCTCGATCCTCCGGAACACGGCGTGCGCGACAACGGCCTGAGCGCCCTGCCCGGCGATCTTCCGACGCTGGCGACGCGGTTCGCCGCCGCCGGCTATGCCACCGCGGCGGTGGTGGCCTCGCGGGTGCTCGACCGGCGCTTCGGCTTGGCTCGTGGTTTCGACCACTACGACGACTCGATGGCTGCCGAGGTCACCGGCGAGTACGGCTATGCGGAGCGCGATGCGACCGCGGTCACGGCAGCAGCGCGTCGCTGGCTGGCCGGCCGTGCCGGCGGCAAGCCATTCTTTCTCTGGGTGCACTACTACGACCCCCATGCTCCTTACCAGCCGGCGGCCGAGGCCCGCGACGGTTACCGAGGGGAAATCGAGAAGGTCGACACCGAGCTCGGTCGCTTGCTCGCGGCCATCCCCGATGGTGCCCTGGTGGCGGTGGTGGCGGATCACGGCGAGTCCCTTGGTGAGCACGGAGAAAAAGGCCATGGCATCTTCCTCTACCGCGCCGTGGTCGAGGTGCCGCTGATGCTCGCCGGTCCCGGGGTCCCGACCGGCAAGGTGGTGACGGAGACGGTGGCGGCTCGGCGCCTGGCGCCCACCCTGACGGCGCTGGCGCGGGTCGGAGAGCTGCCCGGTACGGTTCTACCGGGGGTTTTTCCGCAGCGACCGAAGCCTCCGCCGGAGGCGGTGTTCAGCGAGTCGACCCTGCCGGCGCGGGCCTACGGCTGGTCGCCCCTGACGGCCCTGACGGACGGTGCTTGGAGGTTGGTGGTGGCGCCGAAGCCGGAGCTCTTCGACGTCGCTCGGGACCCCGCCGAAGATCACAATCGGCTGGCCGAGGAAAGTCGCGTCGCGCGCCGCCTCAAGCGCCAGCTACGCCGCCTCGAGGCGGAGATGGGCGACCGCCAGGCCGAGCCCGCCGGGGTCGACGCCGAGCTCGCCGCCGCGGTGCGCAGCCTGGGCTACACCGCCGGCGGTGTCGGCGACCGGCGGCGTGACCCCAAGGACGGCATGGTGCTCTTGAACCGCCTCGCCGAGGCCAAGGAGCAGCTCCAGCGAGGCGACGTTCCGGTCGCCCTGGCGACCCTGCGGGAGTTGGTGAAGGTCGACCCCAAGAACCTGCCCTTCTGGACCAATCTGGCGCGCGCCCAAGGGGCCGGCGGTGATCTTGCCGGGGCGGTGGCTTCCTACCGCCAGGCGGTGCGCCTCAACCCGGGTCTCGACCTGCTGCGGATCAGCCTCGGCGACGCCCTCGCCGAGGTCGGCGATCTGCCGGCGGCCGAAGCCGAGTACCGGCGTGCCATCGAGCTCGATCCGCGTTCGGCTTCGGCCTGGCTGCGCCGGGCCGAGCTGGCGGCCCGTGCCGGGCGGGCGGTGGAAGAACGCCGCCTGTTGACCGCCGCCGCCCAGGCCGGAGCCGACAGCGCGGCGCTCCTGACGCGGCTGGCGCAGGTCGAGCTGGCGGCTGGGGACACGACCGCCGCCGCGCAACGATTGCGCCGTGCCACGGAGCTGCTGCCGAGCTGGCCGACGGTCTGGCTGGTCCTCGGCCAGGTGCACCTGGCCCGCGGCGACTGGCCCGCCGCCAAGCGGGTCCTCGAGCGCACCGTCGAGCTGGCTCCTGAGGCGCCGGAAGGGCGCCAGGCCCGGCGCTGGCTGGCCGAGCTCGCTGCCCGCCAGGAGCCCTGA
- a CDS encoding alkaline phosphatase family protein, protein MRAWATMLGVAALALACSQAPRATSPGELRALDEGRALPAPPLMLIVSWDGAGDLVVDELLADGRLPHLARLAEAGAGAEHSIVGLPSKTAVGHAVLWTGCGASCNGISGNSTPLLPAAEHTLLERRRGFSSEALLAEPLYVTAAKAGKRVVVLSATQSYPPQPHRRELVAAGVPAERYLSVSGFENVIARSRVLTAAAAQPAREAWRAPPGSLEIVEEVGDSRFLTLLFDDPEVATQGLDTARVCQGEASPECGFRLRPASATASDLGSWSKAVAVSDGEQRGHTLFRLFALSPDGRDVMLYRRAVHHLDGLAPEAELEAYRRAYPGFHDTQFRLYEDGALGPPMMMGGSGEAEDRVLELTALDVELSRRATLWALQRWRPEVVFHYLPMADPAGHTWMGLLDPASPRHDAAMAARIEPYYHRVFVLLDDWLGAITAALPAGSSVALTSDHGMAGVGQNLLVNEVLAAAGLLVWRADGGIDLGRTRALAPAFGDAFSIKVNDVSWKQGIVPLDQRSRVLDQAAAALLAARDPLTGEALVRRVFRPEEEPELGGGGVAGGDLYFDPAPGYYPRAWRGEAVVAPTRLPWGAGQHGFPPRRRSMHAIFYAQGPGFARGVVAPAMRHIDFAPTLAAVLGIPAPAQAEGRVVTALLDPAP, encoded by the coding sequence ATGAGAGCGTGGGCGACGATGCTGGGCGTCGCCGCTCTGGCTCTCGCTTGCAGCCAGGCCCCGCGGGCGACGTCTCCGGGCGAGCTTCGGGCCCTTGACGAGGGGCGAGCGCTCCCCGCACCACCCTTGATGCTGATCGTCTCGTGGGATGGCGCCGGCGATCTGGTCGTCGACGAGCTGCTGGCAGACGGCCGGCTGCCCCATCTGGCTCGCCTGGCGGAGGCGGGAGCCGGTGCCGAGCACAGCATTGTCGGCCTACCTTCGAAGACCGCCGTTGGCCATGCCGTCTTGTGGACTGGCTGCGGCGCGAGCTGCAACGGCATCAGCGGCAACTCGACACCCCTGCTGCCCGCCGCTGAGCACACCTTGCTCGAGCGGCGTCGTGGCTTCAGCTCGGAAGCGCTGCTCGCCGAGCCGCTGTACGTCACGGCGGCGAAAGCCGGCAAGCGGGTGGTGGTGCTCTCGGCCACCCAGTCCTACCCACCGCAACCCCATCGCCGCGAGCTGGTCGCCGCCGGGGTGCCCGCCGAACGCTATCTCTCGGTGAGTGGCTTCGAGAACGTGATCGCCAGGAGCCGGGTCTTGACCGCCGCCGCGGCGCAACCGGCCCGCGAGGCCTGGCGGGCGCCGCCGGGCAGCCTCGAAATCGTCGAGGAGGTGGGGGACAGCAGATTTCTGACTCTGCTCTTCGACGATCCCGAGGTCGCCACCCAAGGTCTCGACACGGCGCGCGTCTGTCAGGGCGAGGCATCTCCCGAGTGTGGCTTCCGGTTGCGGCCCGCGAGCGCCACCGCGAGCGATCTCGGAAGCTGGAGCAAGGCCGTGGCGGTCAGCGATGGCGAGCAGCGCGGTCATACCCTCTTCCGTCTCTTCGCGCTGTCGCCGGACGGCCGCGACGTGATGCTCTACCGCCGCGCCGTCCACCACCTCGACGGACTGGCCCCGGAGGCCGAGCTCGAGGCCTACCGCCGCGCCTACCCGGGATTCCACGATACCCAGTTCCGGCTCTACGAGGATGGCGCCCTCGGGCCCCCGATGATGATGGGGGGAAGCGGCGAAGCCGAGGACCGGGTGCTCGAGCTCACCGCTCTCGATGTCGAGCTCAGCCGGCGCGCCACCCTGTGGGCCCTGCAGCGCTGGCGCCCGGAGGTGGTTTTTCACTACCTTCCGATGGCGGATCCCGCCGGGCATACCTGGATGGGGCTCCTCGATCCGGCCTCGCCGCGCCACGATGCCGCGATGGCGGCCCGCATCGAGCCCTACTATCACCGTGTCTTCGTCCTGCTGGACGACTGGTTGGGAGCGATCACCGCGGCGTTGCCGGCCGGATCCTCGGTGGCTTTGACCAGCGATCACGGCATGGCCGGCGTCGGCCAGAACCTGCTGGTCAACGAGGTGCTCGCAGCGGCCGGACTGCTGGTGTGGCGCGCCGACGGGGGCATCGACCTCGGCCGCACCCGGGCTCTGGCACCGGCCTTCGGCGATGCCTTCTCGATCAAGGTCAACGACGTTTCTTGGAAGCAGGGCATCGTTCCCCTCGACCAGCGCTCGCGGGTCCTCGACCAAGCGGCGGCGGCATTGCTCGCGGCGCGCGATCCATTGACCGGCGAGGCGCTGGTGCGACGGGTCTTCCGTCCGGAGGAGGAGCCGGAGCTCGGCGGCGGAGGTGTCGCCGGCGGTGATCTCTACTTCGACCCCGCTCCCGGCTACTATCCGCGCGCGTGGCGCGGTGAGGCGGTGGTGGCGCCGACTCGCCTGCCCTGGGGAGCCGGACAGCACGGCTTTCCGCCCCGTCGGCGCTCGATGCACGCCATCTTCTATGCCCAGGGCCCGGGCTTCGCTCGCGGTGTCGTCGCTCCCGCCATGCGCCACATCGACTTCGCCCCGACCCTCGCCGCGGTGCTCGGCATTCCGGCCCCGGCGCAGGCCGAAGGACGGGTGGTGACGGCACTGCTCGATCCCGCACCATGA
- a CDS encoding RNA methyltransferase, producing MALRIVATCALGLEEFLEQELRDLAMKGVAVGRGAVRFEGRWRDIWRANWWLRTANRVLVELGRWQGHDGDALATGARRLIGHRGGHWDGLKVEELFDPGRTLALHATSTASAVRDTRWVGLRVKDGLVDGQRGRFRRRSSIDRRRPDVPLRVWLHRDRATLLLDTSGEPLDRRGYRQSSGTAPLRETLAAACVLASAWDGRGPVVDPMCGTGTLLVEAALWASGRAPGETRRGFAFERLPNLDRRALTAIKGERSQGACSELEIVGVDHDPEAVSAARENLTRAGLDAVSRLQVGDGFALDPPARPGLVLINPPYGERLDAGPEQWRRLGDLLKGRYSGWQAVVLAGGDSRGKHIGLKPRRRVAVRNGPLDARILPFDLYPGSRTETKR from the coding sequence ATGGCCTTGCGAATCGTCGCCACTTGCGCTCTCGGTCTCGAGGAGTTCCTCGAGCAGGAGCTGCGCGATCTCGCCATGAAGGGGGTGGCGGTGGGGCGCGGGGCGGTGCGCTTCGAGGGCCGATGGCGCGATATCTGGCGGGCCAACTGGTGGTTGCGAACGGCCAATCGCGTGCTGGTGGAGCTCGGCCGTTGGCAGGGCCATGACGGTGATGCCCTCGCCACCGGAGCGCGGCGGTTGATTGGGCATCGCGGCGGCCATTGGGATGGCCTGAAGGTCGAAGAGCTGTTCGATCCCGGCCGCACCCTGGCCCTGCACGCCACCTCGACAGCTTCGGCGGTGCGCGACACGCGCTGGGTCGGCTTGCGGGTCAAGGATGGTCTGGTGGATGGCCAGCGGGGCCGCTTTCGGCGGCGCTCGTCGATCGATCGCCGGCGGCCCGACGTTCCCCTGCGAGTTTGGCTCCACCGCGACCGCGCGACGCTGCTGCTCGATACTTCCGGCGAGCCCCTCGACCGGCGCGGCTATCGCCAATCCAGCGGCACGGCGCCGCTGCGCGAGACCTTGGCGGCGGCCTGTGTGCTGGCCTCCGCCTGGGATGGCCGAGGTCCGGTGGTCGATCCGATGTGTGGCACCGGCACCCTGCTCGTCGAAGCGGCCCTTTGGGCCTCGGGACGGGCACCGGGGGAGACTCGCCGGGGCTTCGCCTTCGAACGCCTGCCGAACCTCGATCGCCGGGCCTTGACGGCGATCAAGGGGGAGCGCTCGCAGGGCGCCTGCTCGGAGCTCGAAATCGTCGGGGTCGATCACGATCCGGAAGCGGTGTCGGCGGCGCGGGAGAACCTCACCCGGGCGGGCCTGGACGCGGTGAGTCGATTGCAGGTGGGTGACGGCTTTGCCCTCGATCCTCCGGCGCGACCGGGTTTGGTGCTGATCAACCCGCCCTACGGTGAGCGCCTCGACGCCGGACCGGAGCAGTGGCGGCGCTTGGGGGATTTGTTGAAAGGGCGGTATTCTGGCTGGCAGGCCGTCGTGCTGGCCGGTGGCGACAGCCGAGGCAAGCACATCGGGCTGAAGCCGCGACGGCGAGTCGCGGTCCGCAATGGGCCCCTCGATGCCCGCATATTGCCCTTTGACCTCTACCCTGGATCCAGGACGGAGACCAAGAGATGA
- a CDS encoding sulfatase-like hydrolase/transferase: protein MFRWISTACVFLAQAVFVLAEAPPAPPRPNVLLITVDTLRPDALGWIGGGDHTPALDRLAASGVRFPRALSPAPLTLPSHTSILTGLLPRRHGVRDNGQTVAPDLVTLGQSLKAVGYRSAAFVSGFPLVADFGLDGGFDHYDDDLGESGLERPAAATVDAALEWLRSEDTGPWFLWLHLYDPHDPYEPPAELRRPGPRGAYLGEVAAVDRALGRLLAATAGKSTLTVFTSDHGESLGEHGEQTHGFFAYQATLEVPLVISWPGRLAPAERSHRIQLVDLFPTLAGLLSLETPQDLDGVDLTPTLEGREQPVAAAYLESLRPWISYGWAPLRAVIAEGWKLIAAPRAELYDLDADPQEKNNLVDQERRRARALQQRLREIEALPARQSDQRLDRETRGKLRALGYLGGSSRRGEAPADAPDPKDRLDVWNLLGSAEAEIDAGRPREALALFDRALGRDPDNRFALARSADTLLGLGRPREAAQRARRATDLDPDQPEAHRTLALALGRLGDGKAAAKAWMEVVRLQPRRADGWMALGSSLGLAGEGARATAAFERAVELAPDDPQTHLRLGFARHGQGDRSGAIRALEEAARRSGASFAHNSSLGLLLVAAGSPDEARPWLTRATPREPDFVPARLALARLELAAERRPQARRALSDALAQAPALRDQLADDPALGPLLAEADP from the coding sequence TTGTTTCGCTGGATCTCGACGGCCTGCGTCTTCTTGGCGCAGGCCGTTTTCGTTCTCGCCGAAGCGCCGCCAGCGCCGCCGCGACCGAACGTCCTCCTGATCACCGTCGACACCCTACGGCCGGATGCCCTCGGCTGGATCGGCGGCGGTGACCACACTCCGGCCCTCGATCGCCTGGCAGCCTCCGGAGTGCGCTTTCCGCGCGCCCTCTCCCCCGCTCCGCTGACCCTGCCGAGCCATACCTCGATACTCACCGGCCTGCTGCCGCGACGCCACGGCGTACGCGACAACGGTCAGACCGTCGCCCCCGATCTCGTCACCCTCGGCCAAAGCCTCAAGGCCGTCGGCTATCGCAGCGCCGCCTTCGTCAGCGGCTTTCCCCTGGTTGCCGACTTCGGCCTCGACGGCGGCTTCGATCACTACGACGACGATCTCGGTGAGAGCGGGCTCGAGCGTCCGGCCGCAGCCACCGTCGACGCCGCCCTCGAGTGGTTGCGCTCGGAAGACACCGGTCCCTGGTTTCTGTGGCTACACCTCTATGATCCGCACGATCCCTACGAGCCGCCCGCGGAGCTCCGGCGCCCCGGACCGCGGGGTGCCTACCTCGGCGAAGTGGCGGCCGTCGACCGTGCCCTCGGCCGGCTGCTCGCCGCCACCGCGGGCAAATCGACGCTGACCGTCTTCACCTCCGATCACGGCGAGAGTCTCGGGGAGCACGGCGAGCAGACCCACGGCTTCTTCGCCTACCAGGCGACCCTCGAGGTTCCGCTGGTGATCTCCTGGCCGGGGCGACTGGCGCCGGCCGAAAGAAGCCACCGGATCCAGCTCGTCGACCTCTTCCCCACCCTCGCCGGCCTGCTCTCCCTGGAGACACCGCAAGACCTCGATGGCGTCGACCTCACGCCGACCCTCGAAGGTCGCGAGCAGCCCGTCGCCGCCGCCTACCTCGAGTCGTTGCGGCCCTGGATCTCCTACGGTTGGGCACCGCTGCGGGCGGTGATCGCGGAGGGCTGGAAGCTGATCGCCGCGCCGCGGGCGGAGCTCTACGACCTCGACGCCGATCCCCAGGAAAAGAACAACCTGGTCGACCAGGAGCGGCGCCGTGCCCGTGCCCTGCAGCAGCGCCTGCGCGAGATCGAGGCGTTACCGGCCCGCCAGAGCGATCAACGGCTCGACCGCGAGACGCGCGGCAAGCTGCGTGCTCTGGGCTACCTCGGTGGCAGCTCGCGGCGGGGTGAGGCACCGGCCGACGCCCCTGATCCCAAGGACCGCCTCGACGTCTGGAACCTCCTCGGTTCGGCCGAGGCGGAGATCGACGCCGGCCGGCCGCGAGAAGCGCTGGCGCTGTTCGACCGCGCCCTCGGGCGTGATCCCGACAATCGCTTCGCCCTGGCGCGGTCGGCGGACACCCTTCTGGGCCTCGGTCGGCCGCGCGAAGCCGCGCAGCGGGCCCGGCGCGCCACCGACCTCGACCCCGATCAACCGGAGGCTCACCGCACCCTGGCCCTCGCCCTCGGCCGACTCGGCGATGGCAAGGCGGCCGCCAAGGCCTGGATGGAGGTGGTGCGCTTGCAGCCCCGTCGCGCCGATGGCTGGATGGCCCTGGGCTCGAGCCTCGGCCTCGCCGGAGAAGGGGCGCGGGCGACGGCCGCCTTCGAGCGCGCCGTCGAGCTGGCTCCCGACGATCCTCAAACCCATCTCCGGCTGGGCTTTGCCCGCCATGGTCAGGGCGATCGCAGCGGCGCCATTCGGGCCCTCGAGGAGGCCGCTCGGCGAAGCGGCGCGAGCTTCGCCCACAACAGCTCGCTGGGCCTGCTGCTGGTCGCCGCCGGCTCTCCCGACGAGGCCCGTCCGTGGCTCACCCGGGCGACTCCGAGGGAGCCCGACTTCGTCCCCGCCAGGCTGGCCCTCGCCCGCCTCGAGCTCGCCGCCGAGCGACGGCCGCAGGCTCGCCGAGCCTTGAGCGATGCCCTCGCCCAGGCTCCGGCCCTGCGTGACCAGCTCGCCGACGACCCCGCCCTCGGTCCCCTGCTCGCCGAAGCCGACCCCTGA